Proteins encoded by one window of Cloeon dipterum chromosome 4, ieCloDipt1.1, whole genome shotgun sequence:
- the LOC135943438 gene encoding uncharacterized protein LOC135943438, producing MLREIELVSQEEPTRLQQGFVAHDECSGKKLDDECVTAYETFKCGQEKEPALLSKIVQNNFGNSTIFKPPTPCVPPPRTCWISNAYPCVKNQTATDLINKTRYDGNGTLMTNNNMTVYVSNMVASLNPIDAYKHCCSIGMKMLEPETRAESNFIMSTFSSNHYALVGETEFINQSHEVWCQSRKVLPDNMYYDLQSRYPCAPSILTADHFSRGFMSVTMAGSDIVDYFLYPEKYNFTYTGLNKFLCVET from the exons ATGTTGCGGGAAATAGAACTCGTGTCGCAGGAGGAGCCAACGAGGCTTCAACAGGGATTTGTCGCGCACGACGAATGCAGTGGAAAAA AACTTGACGACGAATGCGTGACTGCGTACGAAACGTTCAAGTGCGGCCAGGAGAAGGAGCCCGCGTTGCTCTCGAAAATcgtgcaaaataatttcggCAATAGCACCATT ttcaaaCCACCGACTCCGTGCGTTCCTCCGCCCCGGACTTGTTGGATCTCGAATGCATACCCttgcgtaaaaaat CAAACTGCCACCGATCTTATAAACAAAACTCGTTATG ATGGCAATGGGACTTTGATGACAAATAACAATATGACGGTCTACGTCTCAAATATGGTTGCATCTCTG AATCCGATTGATGCGTACAAACACTGCTGCTCAATTGGAATGAAGATGCTGGAGCCCGAAACCAGGGCAGAATCTAACTTTATCATGTCAACCTTTT CGAGTAATCATTACGCACTGGTGGGTGAAACGGAGTTCATCAACCAGTCGCACGAGGTGTGGTGCCAAAGCCGCAAAGTCTTGCCGGACAACATGTACTACGACCTACAATCCAGGTACCCATGCGCGCCGTCGATCCTCACAGCGGATCACTTCAGTAGAGGTTTTATGTCTGTGACCATGGCTGGCTCTGACATCGTGGATTATTTCTTATACCCGGAGAAGTACAACTTCACTTACACTGGATTGAATAAATTCCTCTGCGTTGAAACCTAG